One genomic segment of uncultured Desulfobacter sp. includes these proteins:
- the aprB gene encoding adenylyl-sulfate reductase subunit beta, which translates to MPSFVIAEKCDGCKGGDKTACMYICPNDLMVLDANEMKAYNQEPDQCWECYSCVKICPSQAIEVRGYSDFVPMGASVQPMMGTEDIMWTCKFRNGVVKRFKFPIRTTPEGEANAYDDLKGKDLNSGLLSTQEADGYELVAPTELA; encoded by the coding sequence ATGCCATCTTTTGTAATCGCAGAAAAATGTGACGGCTGTAAAGGCGGGGACAAAACCGCATGCATGTACATCTGCCCCAATGACCTGATGGTTCTGGATGCTAATGAAATGAAAGCTTACAACCAAGAACCGGATCAGTGCTGGGAATGCTACTCTTGCGTAAAAATCTGCCCTTCCCAGGCTATTGAAGTAAGAGGTTACTCTGACTTCGTACCCATGGGCGCTTCCGTACAGCCTATGATGGGCACTGAGGACATTATGTGGACCTGTAAGTTCAGAAACGGCGTTGTAAAACGCTTTAAGTTCCCCATCAGAACCACTCCTGAAGGCGAAGCCAACGCTTATGACGATCTGAAGGGTAAAGACCTTAATTCAGGCCTGCTTTCTACTCAGGAAGCAGACGGTTATGAGCTGGTTGCTCCCACCGAACTGGCATAG
- the aprA gene encoding adenylyl-sulfate reductase subunit alpha, with the protein MALPNKPAGELKIVREPEVEKRDVDVLIIGGGMAACGTAFEIKKWADDDTKILLVDKAALERSGAVAQGLSAINTYIGDNKPEDYVRMVRNDLMGIVREDLIFDLGRHVDDSVHLFEEWGLPIWKKTDDGKNMDGKKGQKMGTLKGGATPVRTGKWQIMINGESYKRIVAEAGKKALGDENILERVFIVEILNDKDDPKRAAGAVGFSVRENKVYIINAKVMMVACGGAVNIYQPRSVAEGKGRAWYPVWNAGSTYTMALRAGAELSMMENRFTPARFKDGYGPVGAWFLLFKAKVVNGLGEFYAGNEETKKELEKYAPYGTAAVTPTCLRNHLMMKEYKEGRGPIIMETTKALAALGETMDKKELKHLESEAWEDFLDMSVGQAGLWCATNTEPEKKDSEIMPTEPYLLGSHSGCCGIWCSGPEEDWVPDSYKWGYNRMTTCKGLFTAGDGVGCSGHKFSSGSHAEGRIIAKSMLQYLKAEGDKVTGFAETDQELVDMVYYPVYNYLDNCEYTTATDVNPKYCKPAGMAMRLMKMTNEYGAGTGAMYMTNGKSLEVLMDLFEMFREDLEKIAAGDLHELLRAWEIIHRLYTVQAHTRHIQFREESRFPGFYYRGDFMGQNDEEWFCFVNSSYDKKTNEWTLKKEPYHKIISD; encoded by the coding sequence ATGGCATTACCTAACAAACCGGCTGGTGAACTTAAAATCGTTAGAGAGCCAGAGGTAGAAAAAAGAGACGTTGATGTTCTGATCATCGGCGGTGGTATGGCTGCCTGCGGTACTGCATTTGAAATCAAAAAATGGGCTGATGACGACACCAAAATCCTGCTGGTTGACAAAGCCGCTCTTGAACGGTCCGGCGCTGTTGCCCAGGGTCTGTCTGCCATCAACACCTACATCGGTGATAACAAGCCTGAAGATTATGTCCGCATGGTCCGTAACGACCTGATGGGTATTGTTCGTGAAGACTTGATCTTTGACCTTGGCCGTCACGTTGATGATTCCGTACATCTGTTTGAAGAATGGGGACTTCCCATTTGGAAAAAAACCGACGACGGTAAAAACATGGACGGTAAAAAAGGCCAGAAGATGGGCACCCTTAAGGGCGGCGCCACTCCTGTTCGTACCGGTAAATGGCAGATCATGATCAACGGTGAATCCTACAAGAGAATCGTTGCTGAAGCCGGTAAAAAAGCCCTTGGCGACGAAAACATCCTTGAGAGAGTCTTCATCGTTGAAATCCTCAACGACAAAGATGATCCCAAAAGAGCTGCTGGCGCGGTTGGTTTCTCCGTACGCGAAAACAAAGTTTACATCATCAACGCAAAAGTTATGATGGTTGCCTGCGGTGGCGCGGTTAACATCTACCAGCCCCGTTCCGTTGCTGAAGGTAAAGGTCGTGCATGGTATCCCGTATGGAATGCCGGTTCCACTTACACCATGGCTCTTAGAGCTGGTGCTGAGTTGTCCATGATGGAAAACCGTTTCACCCCGGCCCGTTTTAAAGACGGTTACGGCCCTGTTGGTGCATGGTTCCTGCTGTTTAAAGCCAAAGTTGTTAACGGCCTTGGTGAATTCTATGCCGGTAACGAAGAAACCAAAAAAGAGCTTGAAAAATATGCTCCTTACGGAACTGCTGCCGTAACACCGACATGTCTGCGTAACCATCTGATGATGAAAGAATACAAAGAAGGCCGCGGTCCCATCATCATGGAAACCACCAAAGCTCTTGCTGCACTTGGCGAAACCATGGACAAAAAAGAGCTGAAACATCTTGAGTCAGAAGCTTGGGAAGATTTCCTTGACATGTCCGTTGGTCAGGCCGGTCTGTGGTGTGCTACCAACACCGAGCCCGAGAAAAAAGACTCTGAAATTATGCCCACCGAACCGTACCTGCTGGGTTCCCATTCCGGTTGCTGCGGCATCTGGTGCTCAGGTCCTGAAGAAGACTGGGTACCTGATTCCTACAAATGGGGCTACAACAGAATGACCACATGTAAAGGTCTGTTCACTGCAGGTGACGGCGTTGGTTGCTCCGGTCATAAATTCTCCTCTGGCTCCCATGCAGAAGGCCGTATCATTGCGAAATCCATGCTTCAGTATCTGAAAGCCGAAGGCGACAAGGTTACCGGTTTTGCTGAAACTGATCAGGAACTGGTCGACATGGTTTACTATCCGGTATACAACTACCTGGATAACTGTGAATATACCACAGCCACAGACGTTAACCCCAAATACTGCAAACCTGCAGGTATGGCCATGCGTCTGATGAAAATGACCAATGAGTATGGTGCTGGTACCGGCGCTATGTACATGACCAACGGCAAATCTCTTGAAGTTCTCATGGACCTGTTCGAAATGTTCCGTGAAGACCTTGAGAAAATCGCTGCTGGCGATCTGCATGAACTGCTCAGAGCATGGGAAATTATCCATCGTCTCTACACTGTTCAGGCTCATACCCGTCACATTCAGTTCCGTGAAGAATCCCGCTTCCCTGGTTTCTACTACAGAGGCGACTTCATGGGCCAGAATGACGAAGAATGGTTCTGCTTTGTTAACTCTTCTTATGACAAGAAAACCAACGAGTGGACATTGAAAAAAGAACCCTACCATAAAATTATCTCCGACTAA